One Oryza brachyantha chromosome 3, ObraRS2, whole genome shotgun sequence DNA segment encodes these proteins:
- the LOC102710773 gene encoding uncharacterized protein LOC102710773, producing the protein MRNHKLLVPTTTTTSSSSSKNNANSSKQEEPHLSGAYIRSLVKQLSSSSSTARSKDHTTITMGASAKPQPEDPLAATTPPPPQPQPQPQPHKKQVRRRLHTSRPYQERLLNMAEARREIVTALKIHRASMRQAKEQQQQQHVVIADDIDGGGKVSTSYFEAPLLRQPSPTSSYSVYSSPSVTTTAAGGQDMSSSALTAENASLAAEAADPSLHRVLDDEEMAALCSIGEQHDIEWSDTVNLVTSAWWSKLLDSVGGSDGAGAAPEGQATATAEDELTVTCTPDWLSDSLGHQITKERSSDVLGMHFSDQCYGYHSGSYGEDVSLPRMDLGEIEGWDAEWFS; encoded by the exons aTGAGGAACCACAAGCTACTAGTtcctaccaccaccaccacttcaTCCTCCTCTTCAAAGAACAATGCCAACAGCAGCAAACAAGAAGAGCCACACCTCTCAGGGGCTTACATTAGGAGCCTTGTCAAGCAACTTAGCTCCTCCTCATCTACTGCAAGATCCAAAGAccacaccaccatcaccatggGCGCCAGTGCCAAACCACAGCCAGAAGACCCCCTAGCAGCaacaacaccaccaccaccacagccACAGCCACAGCCACAGCCACACAAGAAGCAGGTCAGGAGGAGGCTGCACACCAGCAGGCCTTACCAGGAGAGGCTACTCAACATGGCAGAGGCCAGGAGAGAGATTGTCACAGCTCTCAAGATCCATAGGGCCTCCATGAGACAAGCcaaggagcagcagcagcagcagca CGTCGTCATCGCCGACgacatcgacggcggcggcaaggttAGTACCAGCTATTTTGAAGCTCCATTGCTCCGCCAGCCGTCGCCTACGTCGTCCTACTCCGTCTACTCCTCTCCATCGgtcacgacgacggcggccggcggccaggACATGTCGTCGTCGGCCCTCACCGCGGAGAACGCCTCGCTggcggccgaggccgccgacCCGTCGCTGCACCGGGTGCTGGACGACGAGGAGATGGCGGCCCTCTGCTCCATCGGGGAGCAGCACGACATCGAGTGGAGCGACACCGTGAACCTCGTCACGTCGGCGTGGTGGAGCAAGCTCCTCGACAGCGtgggcggcagcgacggcgccggTGCAGCACCCGAAGGtcaggcgacggcgacggcggaggacgAGCTGACGGTGACATGCACGCCGGATTGGCTCAGCGACAGCCTTGGCCATCAGATCACCAAAGAAAGAAGCTCTGACGTGCTGGGGATGCATTTCAGCGATCAGTGCTACGGCTACCACAGTGGGAGCTATGGCGAAGACGTTTCCTTGCCGag